The sequence AGGGTATTCATGCAGGCGTTCGCTGTGTGCACTTGCGAAAAGGTCAAGTTGCGCTTTGATTGTGGGCAGCGAAGCATCGAGGTCTGTTAAATAAGAGCGTTTATTATTCAGATAATCCTTTATAGCAGGCGATTCTTTGTACGCCAATCTATCCAGTTCTTTTTGAATAGCACTTATTTCCATGTTATCCCAGTCTTTACTTTCCAGAACCGGTATTTGCCATTGTGCCTGTTGTTCTTTCCAGTGATCTTTTTCAACTTTTACCTGGTGGATGATAAAACCGGGAAGCTCGATGGCGGTGAGGTAACCACCATGACAGGCGCCGGTATCGATGCCGTAGGTATTGTTGACGATGCGGGGGAGATGGCCGGTGACAGAGTGTCCATAGATGACGGGTTTGGTACCGGTATAATGATCTGTCCAGTATGCGGAGGTGGTAACGCCGGTATGGCGACCTGTCTGGCCGGCTGTATCTTTTGTCGTCTTATGTTCCGTCTCTGTTGTTGTCTGGCCGGCTGTATCTGTTGTCGTATCTGTTGTCGTCTTACATTCCGTCTCTGTTGTTGTCTGGCACAGCTTATCTTTTGTCACTCCCTGACCAGCATATTTCTTCTCCAGGTATCTCTCACCGGCAGTCGTGCCACTCAGTACATCCTGTCTTTGCACATGCAGTGGCAGGTCATGTTCCATAGCCGCATGTACGATGATCGCATCGTCTGTTTCAAAATAATAAGGCAGTGTCATAGCCCAGGCCAGGAAATGAGGGTATTGCTCACCCATCTGTATTTTCACAATTTCCTGTGCGTAATTATGAATGCCTTGCAGGTGTTTTCGTTCATGGTTACCCATGAGTGTAATGGTATTAGGGCGATCCATAAAGTACTGCCATACTTCTTTGGATGTATTGCCACGGTCTACGAGGTCGCCCACTGAGATCAGGAGATCTTCGTCCCGGAGGCCGGTTTTTTCCAGTAGGGTCAACAGCTCATGGTAGCAGCCGTGGATATCCCCCACAACTATTGTTCTTTTCATGTCACAATATTATTTGCGAATAGCGTAGTCTTTCTGCGTATTTCTTATTTTGCAGTATAACTTTTTACAGGGAATGAGATTTGTAACTTTACTATTGTTATACTGTACATTGGGTGCAAAGGCCCAAACCATTGTATCCCATGCATTTGGTGATGCGCACAACCCCGCTGTTATTTTTATGCATGGTGGCCCGGGCAGTAATGCTATTAATTTTGAATCTACCACCGCCGCAAAACTCGCAGCACAGGGATTTTATGTGATCACTTACGACCGGAGGGGAGAAGGTCGTTCTGTGGATGCGAAGGCGGCGTATACCTTTCAGCAATCTTATGATGACCTGAATAACCTGTATAAACAATACAATGTGAAAAGAGCGACCCTGATCGGGTTTAGTTTTGGAGGGATCGTAGCTACGGGTTATACGGCAAAATATCCTGCACAGGTGCGGGCATTGGTGCTGGTGAGTGCGCTGGTGGATTTGCAGGAGACATATAAAACAATCATTGCCTCCTGTAAAAAGATATATACTTCCAATAATAATACAGCAGGTTTAAAAGACCTGACCGCATTAGCAAAACTGGATAGTAGTTCCATTGAATTCAGGAGAGGATGTTTTAAACAGGCTTCTAAAAACGGTTTCTTTGCTACACCGAACAGAACGCCTGCTGCACAGGCGATTTATAAACAACTGGATGCGGACACCTTGTACCAGCATTATGCAAACCTGAACAATGATACCCCCGGCAATGAGTTTTGGAAACATGAAAAGTATTCTACCATCAATAACCTGCCTGTTCTCGAAAAAATAGTGAAACAGGGAGTGCCTGTGTTTGCCATGTATGGTATGGATGATGGATTGTATTCACCTGGGCAGATAGATGCACTAAAGGCAGTGATAGGCGTTAATCATGTGCTGTATTTCCGGGATGCGGCGCATTATTTATACAATGATCAGCAGGTGCATTTCCTGGGTGGTATGCTGGTGTTTTTATCATATTAGTTACCTTTGGCGATATGGAGATTACGCAGCGTCAACGGACTTTATTACTCTACATCCTGGAATGTGTAGCAGGCACGGCGATTGGATTTTACCTGTACCGCGTTTATCCTACCATCGGTGCCTGGGCCCTGATCTCTATTATTCTGGTATTGGCGCCAGACAGGAAAGATGCGATGACACTGGCTAAGACCCGTATCAAGGCGAACCTGGTAGGGGCTACCATTGGATTGACGATCTTCTTTATCCACCCGGTAAATCTGTTGATGATGTGTATAGGAGTCACCCTTTCCATCATCGCCTGTGAATTACTGAAATTACAGCCTGCTACCCGATCGGCGGCAATTGCCGTATTGATCATCACCATGCATGAACCGGGTAAATACTTCTGGGATGTGGCATTGGAGCGGGGAGGCGGGGTATTGGCAGGTTGTGTGATCGGGATGCTCATTACCTGGATCTTTCATACAGTCATTATCCGTTCTAAAAAAGTGATACGAAAAATAGGAAAATGAAAATAGCTACTTATAATGTGAATGGGGTGAATGGCCACCTGGCAGTATTACTCCGCTGGTTGACAGAAACAACGCCGGATGTGGTGTGCTTGCAGGAGCTGAAAGCGCCACAGGAAAAGTTTCCGGAAGCCGCGATCCTCGAAGCAGGATATACCGCCATCTGGCACGGACAAAAGAGCTGGAATGGGGTGGCAATCCTGTCTCGCATCGGCAAACCTGAAGAAGTAAGAAGAGTGTTGCCCGGTGATCCTGAAGATCTGCATAGCCGGTATATAGAAGCTGTTGTAAATGGTATCACCATTGCATGTTTGTATCTGCCAAATGGAAACCCGGCTCCGGGACCAAAGTATGATTATAAGTTAGGATGGTTCAAGCGGCTGCATGCACATGCACAGGAATTGATGGACAGTGGTAAACCTGTGATTATACTCGGTGATTACAATGTGATCCCTACGGAGAAAGATGTATATAAACCTGCCAGCTGGGTCACTGATGCGCTCTTTTTGCCACAAACCCGTGAAGCGTTTGAGCTACTGAAGTCGCAGGGGTGGACAGATGCATTACGGAAATTATACCCGGAAGAAACCATCTATACCTTTTACGATTATTTCCGTAATGCGTATGGTAGAAATGCGGGTTTAAGAATAGATCATTTTTTGGTGAGTCCGGATGTAGAAAAACGATTGATATCCGGCGGCGTGGATAAGGAAGTGAGGGGATGGGAGAAGACAAGCGACCACTGTCCGGTATGGATTACAATAACAGACTAATATGAATATTAAATCCTTATTACCGTACGATCGTTATACCCTGACTACCAGATTGAATGAGGGGGAAGTGAGGCGGAGACTGGAAGCCAATGTGGCTCCCCCAAAGAAACCTTTTAGCTTGTTGGTACAGCGTTATGGGCTAAAAAAGAATACGACGGACAAGCCTTATGTAGGTGTGGTAGTAGGCCCTCATTTTGAAATAGTGAGAGTGATTAACTACAAGAATTCTTTTCTGCCGGTTACCAAAGGGGAGATGAGTAATTTTCTTGGGCAGACGGAGATAAAGGTGAAAAGTAGTCCTCATCTGGCCGTCATGATATTTTCAGGCGTCTGGTTGTTCATGGTATTGGTAGGTTGTGTGGCGGTATTGGGAGCATCTATCAATGATGGGTTTGAGCCTGTGATGTTAATACCTTTTGGGATGTTTGTATTTGGCTGTTTACTATTTACAATTCCTTATAAGTTGGAGGCGAAGAAGACGAAGCGATTTCTGGCGGAGTTGCTGGAAGCTGAGGAAGTTAAAGAAGGTTAAAATGCTATTTGGGAAGTGTATCATTATAAATTTAGTCAAGCCGGCCCCAGGACCCTGCTTTACCTTTTGATTCGTTGCACTTTTAGTGATATATAGTTAGCCGAAGATATTTGAATACCTTACCGGAAGAATAATTTAAATTATACATGATAGCCCGTACACCCACACCACCCTACTACGCAGTTATATTTACATCACTCAGAACGGAGGTAGAAGAAGGTTACAAAGACACCGCTACCCTGATGGTAGAACTGGCGCAGGCACAGCCAGGATATTTGGGCGTGGAGTCTGCACGCGATGGAGTGGGCATTACCGTTTCTTATTGGGAGAGCCTGGAAGCGATCCGTAACTGGAAGCAACAGGCGGATCACCTGATTGCGCAGCAGCTGGGGCGGGAGAAATGGTATGCGCAGTATAAGACGAGGATTTGCCTGGTAGAAAGAGATTATGGTTTTGATAAAGAATAATATATTTTATGAACGTTGATGGCTAGTCGTATAGCAGTATGAGTGGTCTGAAAGGCTTGAATTAAGTTCCGACATTTGACTTTATAAATATTTACTATACTATGAGGGTCTTATTGCTGCTTTCTTATCTAACGGTAAGTTCGTTATTTTGTGCTGCGCAGGTGCCTTTGCCTGCAAAAAATCTAAGTATTTTCGGAAGGGGGATGTATCCGGGGGATGATTCTACCTATGCATTATTGCAGGAGGCGGGTTTTAATACCGTGTTGTTATCCAGCTTTTATATTCATGGAGATGGAGATCTGTATTCCGGGGATGATAATCAGCATCCCGTGATCCATGATGGAAAGTGGGTAGGGGATACGGCTTACCTGAGAAGGGTCGCAGCGTTAAAGAAGGGGGCGAGGATTGAGATCCTGCTGGAAGGAAGATGGTACAATCAGCCACCGAATACGTTTGATTTTATGAGAGATTGGGTAGATTCAACTAAACAGGTACCGGGTGTGGTGACAGGAGTGGGTGATAACAGTACATTGTTTACCATTTGTAAAGTGTTGAAAGAAGTGGTGGGTGCCGATGCATTTTGTATAGATGATGAATCCGTGTATGATAGTCATTCTATCATAGAGATGGGTAAGATAGCGGCGCGGTTAAAAATGCATATGACGTTGTGTCCGTTTAGGGTGAATGAGTTTTGGAGTACTGTGTTGAAGAATACAGATCCGAAGGTAGTGGACGCGATTTATTTGCAATGTTATGATGGAGGAAGGAATGCAAATCCCGGCTTGTGGAAGAATGCAATGAAGCCAGTACAGCCGGTGTATCCGATATTTATGTGCAGGGGAGCGTTTAGTACTTGTGGCACATCGCATAATAGTAAGACGGTGGAGGAGATAAAAGGAGAGATGACCAGGTTTAAAAAAGACTATCCTGAGATGAGTGGTGCAAGTATCTGGCAGATGGCGGATGTAAAGAATTTTGTAAAGAATAATTGTGCGGTGGTGGACCCATCATCCGGTACAGCAAGATCAGTAAAAGAGTTTTTGGCGCAGATAAAAGGGGCTTTATCAACAGGCCTTTAAGCTGGCAACACGGTTTTAAACTGGCAACACGGTTTTAAGCTGTCAACAGGCCTTTAAGTTGTCTACACACGGTCTGTAAGCTGTCTACACGGCTTTAAATAAACTACAGGCTTTTTAAATGGCCTGCTGCTACAGGCCATTTAAAAAGCCTGTGCCTAAATACAAAGGCCGATTGCGTAGCAATCGGCCTTTGTATTTAGTTTATTAAATCACAGAAAATACTCTTCAATGCTATATTGTTTCCTCTACAGAAGAGACAAATTTCCAGATTATGGAAAGAATGCTACCTATGCCAGAATAAAATTTATTGAAAATCAATTAGTTGTGATGTTTTTGCCCATTGGCATCCATTTCGCACTATACTATACAGAGAATGAGAAATAATCAAACCTTTTTCCAATTGGAACACACCGGGGTTCTTTAGAACCCCGGGGATTGTTCCTCAGATGACAAACGACGAAGCTAAAGCCTTACATAATTAATGCTGACTGTTTGGGGGAATGCTAAAGAGGAGGGAGCGAAAGCTTCCTCCATCTTTTTTTAAGCCCTTTTAGAAAGTCTTTATTCAGAAAACACTTTTTTGAAAATCTCTTTTCAGAAAGCCCATTTCAGAAAATCTTTTATTCAGAAAACCTCTTTTCAGAAAGCCTTCATTCAGAAACTCACCACCAGTTTACCAAAATGTCCACCGCTTTCCAATTCCCTGAAAGCCCTTTCCACCTCCTCAACAGCAAACACCTTATCAATCACTGGCCTGATCCCCGCTTTCAACAACCCCTTAAAACTCTCCCTGCTACCTACCGCAAATCCTGCAATCCGCTTAAAATTCAGGTTCAGATCTCCATACACATCCAGCGTAATCGTAGACCCTGTCAGACCACCGGCAGTACATACCAGTCCATTCACCTTCACTGCCTGCAATGATTGACGAATAGTATCCTTACCGCCTACATCCAGGGTCACATCTGCCCCGAGTCCTCCAGTAAGTCTTAACACCTCGTCCTGCCACTGCGGATGGGTGTTGTAATTGATCACGGCATCCGCACCTAATTCTTTTAACCGAACAGCCTTCGCATCAGAACTGGTCGTTGCTATGACCCTGGCCCCTGCCTGACGGGCTATCTGCAAGGCAAACATCGATACCCCACCAGTGCCCTGTACCAACACCGTTTGGCCCAATTGTATTTTGGCAATATTGATCAGCCCTTCCCATGCTGTCACCCCTGCTACCGGCATGGTCGCCGCCTCCTCAAAGGAGAGGGAATCGGGGAGTTTTACCAGGCCATAATCAGGCACTGTTACATAATCCGCCATCAAACCCTGTGTCTGCCAGCCAATACGTACCGCATCTTTTAATGGAATTCCATCCCCTGAAAGAAAATTCTGTACATAGGTCAGCGCTACCCTGTCACCCACCTCCCATTCACTCACCTTTTCACCCACTGCTGTTACTATTCCCGCGCCATCGCAACCAGGTGTATATGGGAAAGGAAGTCCGGTCGGGAAGTCACCCTTCACGATCATGAGGTCCAGAAAATTCAGCGATACTGCTTTAATATTCACCACCACTTCATGTGCAGCCGGTTGGGGGATGCTTGTAGTGCCTACCTTGAGTGCTTCAATTCCTGTTTTGTCTAACTGTACGATTCTGTTTTGCATATCCTTATTTTTGTATTGCAAAGTTGAAACCGTACGGAACGAAAGTCAAGTACCGGGAATTTAATCACCAGGTGATAATTTAATCACCTTTTAAGGTCTGAAACATGTATACAAGGAAAATCCCCCGTTTATATAATTGTTCGCTGGAAGTGACGATGGAAGTAATGGGCGGAAAATGGAAGCCGTTTATCATCTGTTACCTGCAGCAGGGTCCAAAACGCCCCAGTGAACTGCTCAAAATGATCAATGGCGCCAGCAAACGGGTGATCAGTCAGCAGCTGAAAGAGCTGGAAGACCATGAAATTGTCGCTAAGAACGTGTATGCCGAAGTGCCGCTGCGTACGGAATACTACCTGACCGACTTCGGAAAGGAGCTGTTACCCGTCGTATTGATGATGGAGCAATGGGGTAGAAAGTATCAGCCGCACCTGGAAAATAAGCGGACTGCCTGATTCAAATTTTCACAAAATTTTTACATTTAAATGTTGTGAGTTTACTAAATTGGCAGCCGTTTCATTTTAATAGGTAAGTAAATAACAATTATTTCAACCAGTATATAATTTATTATTTATTAATCTCGAATTGGCAATGTCAGCTACTACAACAAAGCATCAGCGCCGGATGACGCGCAGTCTGTATTTATTCGTATTATTATTCAGCAACCAGGTCTGGGCACAAGCAGTCAACAAATCTTCTCCACCGTTCACTGCCAGATTGATGAACATCGAGGCCGCGGCCAACACCACGTTTAACTACAATACCAAACTAAAAAACGTTGCGCCCGTATCCAGGGTATTCCAGCTCTTCGCAGGATTGCCTCCCGGATGGAACGCGAATTTTAAGGTGGAAGGAATGTCGGTGACTTCTGTAAACATTGATTCTAACAGAACCGCAGATGTTTCCATCGAAATCGTTCCTACACTGGATACCAAACCAGGTAAGTACGAAATCCCTATAACCGCACTGGTCGGCTCAGATTCCCTGAAACTAAACCTGGAAGCGGTGATCAAAGGTACCTATGGCGTTACCCTGACCACCCCCAGCGGCAAACTGAGTGAAGATGTAACGGAAGGCAGTACGAAAGAACTGCAACTGGTCATTAAAAACACAGGCACCATCGCACTGGACAACCTGGATCTCTCTGCACAGAATCCGTCTCAATGGCAACTCACCTTTGCGCCTGCTAAGATCCTCCACCTGGAAGCCGGTGCCGACACCACTATCGTAGCGACCCTGCAGGTGCCAGACAAAACACTGGCCGGCGACTACATGACCAACGTTACCGTAAGGAATAACAATGCCAATGCGAAAGCAGATTTTCGTATCACCGTCAAAACTTCTGTATTGACAGGCTGGCTGGGTCTGGTCATTATCCTGATCGCCCTGGGCGCTGTTTATTTCCTTATCCGTAAATATGGCAGGCGATAGTACATTATGGAACAACCAATCATAGAGATACATGGGTTATCCAAAACCTATGGGTCTTTGAAAGCCGTTGATAATCTCAACCTCACCATTCAGCAGGGAGAGATCTTCGGACTGCTGGGACCTAATGGCGCCGGAAAATCTACCACTATATTAATGCTGCTGGGGCTCACAGAGCCTACAGCTGGTACCGCACATATCTGCGGATTGAATGCTTCCCGCAATCCAATTCCCGTAAAGCGAAAGGTGGGTTACATGCCGGACAACGTTGGGTTTTACAACGAACTCTCTGCTCTGGAAAACCTGAAATACATCGGCCGGTTGAATGGCATTCCCGAAGATGAAGTGGAAACTGCTGCCCGGGAAATGCTCATTTCCGTGGGCCTGGAAGCCGCCATTCACAAGAAAGCCGGCACCTTTTCCCGGGGTATGAAACAGCGACTGGGACTGGCAGATGTATTGATCAAACGCCCGGAAGTGATCATTCTCGATGAACCTACTTTGGGAATTGATCCCGCAGGTGTAAAAGATTTTCTGGAACTGATCAGAAGGCTGAACCAGGAGCAGGGCATCACCATCCTCTTATCTTCTCATCACCTGCACCAGGTACAACAGGTATGCAGCAGAGTAGGCATTTTCGTAGGAGGACACCTGTTAGCCGACGGAAGTGTGGAAACACTGGCCGCTAACCTGTTCAAAGCAGATCCGCATGTAGTACAGGTCACGCTGCAAACCGCAGCAGGAGTTTCGGAACAGGACCTGCTGCAATTGCCGGGTGTAACAAAAGTAAACATCGTGGATGCCGCTGTGGAAATTTCCGGGCAGGCAGACATTACCCCCGACATTGTACGATACTTTGTACATAAAGGGTATGATGTAACCGGCGTGCAAAAACGGACGTATGGTCTGGATGAGATTTATCAACGTTATTTTGAAAATAATTTAAAGGAAAACGAGGTACAAAATGAAAAGTCTACTGGCTTATTCCAAAGGTCATTCCTTGGCAGGTTCAAAAAGCGTTAGTCCTTTTTGGGTCATGGTAAAAAAGGAGGTGGCTGACCAGGTGCATAGCTGGCGGTTCATCATTATGGCCCTGTTGATCCTGCTCACCTGGATAGGATCGATGTATGTTTCGTTGTCCAATATCAGGGCGGCGATGGAGAATGTACGGGAGCATGATACCGTGTATTTTTACCTGAAATTACTGACTACAACAGACCGGTCATTACCACCATTTCATGTATTCATCGGTTTCTTAGGACCTTTGCTGGGCATTGCATTAGGCTTTGATGCGATCAATGCTGAGCAGAGCAATGGTACGCTGATCCGGTTGATGGCGCAACCTGTTTACAGAGATTCGTTGTTGAATGCAAAATTCACCGCTTCACTGATCGTAGTGAGTATCCTGTTCTTTTCGCTGAACATGCTGATGGTAGGCGGGGGCATGCTGATCACCGGCGTACACATAGAAGGCGCTGAGTTTGTACGCATACTTTGCTTTGTAGTATTGAGTGTAATTTATGTGGCGTTCTGGCTGAACCTCTCCATTCTATTATCAGTGAAGTTTAGGCAATCGGCTACTTCGGCATTGACAGCGATTGCCATCTGGTTGTTCTTTACGGTGTTTTATCCTATCCTGGTACAGATTATCCTAAAAGGCATTTTGCCTGATCCGAATAGTCTGAGTCCGGAGCAAATGGTGATCTACAACCAGATCAGGCACAACTTCCTGCTTGTGGTACCAGGTCAGATGTATGCAGATGGAACGACAACGTTGTTAATGCCGGTGGTAAGGAGTATGGGACCTTTGTCGATGGAACAGATGGCGATGGCGGTGCCGTCACCCTTGCCATTGAGAGAGAGTCTGTTGATCACATGGCCGCAGGTAAGTGGGCTGATAGCGGCTACCGTGGCTTGCTTTGCCGTGTCTTACTGGTTGTTTATGAGAAGAGAAATCAGAACTTAATGGTTGTCATTGTTTTGCATCAACCTTCTATAAGCTTCCTTCGACTGTTGTTCGATTGTTGTTCGACCGTTGTTCGACGCTTCTTCGACGCTTCTTCGACTGTTCTATAACCTACTACTGATTTCCAAACTGTTATAATAAAAAAAAGAGAATGTATCATAAGTAACAGGGAGGCCATGAGAATGGCATGTATGAGAATTCTCTCCATCTGGTACCCGAAAAAAAGGGGCCGTATCTTATTTTGAGGCGGCCCCTTTTCTCTGAAAATGGTTTTCATCCCCCGTTGGTGAATTCCCTCTTTCATGACTTTTTTATTGTATATTTCATTTGAATACCTAATATTCATTTATCTCTCAAAATTAACCGGCATGAAAAGAACCCTTCTGCTACTTGGCCTATCCGTGCTCACACTCCTGCACGGCTGTACAAAGCCAGAATCTGAGCAAAGACTATCAGGTTCCTCCACGTTTAAAGCTGTCACCGCCGCCAGCACTTCGGTCATCTTTACAAATCCTTTACCATCACTCGACAACGGTAGTTACTACGATCCATGGGTGATTAACATCGGCGGGTATTTTTATTATTGTGGTTCCGACGGCGGGCGTTTATGGATTACAAAGTCGGCTACACTCGAAAACCTTTTACAGCAGACAAAGACTTACATTTTCACACCACCATCCGGCACGGGATATAGCGGGGAGCTCTGGGCGCCTGAGCTGCATTACCTGAATGGCAAATGGTATGTATACTTTGCTGCAGATGATGGTACAAATGCCAACCACCGTATGTATGTACTGGAAGGTGGTACGGATGCCAGCAATCCATTGAACGGCACCTACAGCTACAAGACGAAGCTGAATGCCACTACTGATCGTTGGGCAATAGACGGCCATCCGTTTGTATACAACAGTCAGTTGTATTTTGTATGGTCAGGATGGGAAGGTACGACGAACGTATCCCAGTACCTCTACATCGCGAAGATGAGTAACCCTTATACCATCGATGGGGAGAGGGTGGAAATATCCCGACCAGATTATTCATGGGAGCAGGTAGGCACACCTACGGTGAATGAAGGGCCTACTTCCCTGATCAGCGGCAGCACGGTGAACATTATTTATTCTGCAAGTGGCAGCTGGACGAATGATTATTGTTTGGGACGGATCACCTGTACAAACGGGAACCTGTTGTCCAAAGCTTCCTGGACAAAAAATTCAACGGCTGTATTTTCTAAGTTCGGGAATGTGTATGGTCCGGGTCATGCTTCTTTTGTGAAGTCACCGGATAATATCCAGAACTGGATCGTGTACCATGCGGCAAACAGTGATGGCAGTGGATGGGATAGAAGAGTGATGGCGCAGCAGTTTAGCTGGATAGGAGATGTACCTTTCTTTGGGTATCCGATAGAAAAAGGGATACCGGTACCTGCGCCTTCAATCGGACCTGCTTATGCAATGCCCATTGCGAATGGCACTTACCGGATCAAATCAAAAGTGACTTCACAGTGTGTGGATGTACCGAATGCCGCTTCTACAGCTGGTTTACAGATCCAGGAGTATACGGATAACGGAACGAATGCACAGAAGTGGGTGTTTACCTCATTGGGCAATGGGTATTATACTATTACAAGTGTGGCGTCAGGGTTGAACCTGGATAATGCAGGTGCGTCTACAGCTGCGGGGAATATTCTGATACAGTGGACGGACAATGGGAATGAGGCGCAGCATTGGAGAGTACAGGATATGGGTGGTGGATATTATAAACTCATCAATCAAAGGAGTTTGCTGGCGCTAAATGTACCGTATAGTAACCAGACCCCGGGTACGAAATTGGAGCAGTGGTATGAGAATCAGTATGACGCGGAGTTGTGGCAGATCATACCATAAAGTGATTTATGTAGGGAAAGGGATGTATCATTAGTACCAGGAAGACAATGAGAATTACATGTACGAAAATTCTCTCCTTCAGGTGTACCCAAATAAAAAGGGGGCGTCTCGAAGTTTTGAGACGCCCCTTCCTTTTTGTAAAAAAGATCGTCCCATAATAACTAATGTCTTTTTAATTGAATAGTAGTTACTTATAAATCCTGTAGTCGTTTTGTAGTCGCGCTTGTAGTCCTACTGTGACCATGGTTATTTGGAAAGATACCCTTGCTCCCGGACATTTGTGCCTACAAATTCTTTATATGAAATACCGATTACTAGCCAGCTGTTTGTTACTCCTTACCGGAAGCATTAGGGCACAGCAAAAATACGAAGGCGGCTCCCTCTTTGTGCAGGGGTTTGCCAGAGTAATAGACCATGGACAATCTATTTATATCGACAGCACTGGCAAAATAGCTTTTGACACCATTTATAATGATAGAAGTCTCTCAGATGGTTGGGTAGACATCGACACCGTATACCTGCCACAAGACATTCTGCAGGTAGGCTTAAAAGGTAAACAGGGGGTGATGACAGTGTTGGGCAAATGGATATTGCCTCCCGAATATGATACCATTGACACGCAATCCGCTGAACAATGGACTGTAAAAAAAGATAATAAAGTAAGTCTGTATACCGCTAAAGGCTTTATACTCCCCTTCCGTTTTGAAGACAGTAATCAACTGGACAGCGCCTGGTTTGCCGTAAAGGAAAACGGGAAATGGGGCGTATACTATAAGGAAAAGGATCAATTGACCGTCCCTTATACTTACGAGGACATAGATTACTGTTATGGTTGCAACACCAAAGGCAATTACGTATTTGCCCAAAAAGATGGCAAATGGGGGGTGGTGAGTTTCAAAAACGAGATATTAGTGCCCTTTGAATATGATCACGAGCATATCAATATGCGGAGTGATGAATGGATAGAATCCCTCTATAAGGATTCCCGGAAGTACAGCATCAATCTCAAAACAAAGAAAGCAGAGGTAGATACCTGCGAATGTCTGCCAACAGAAGATCAGTCAAGTCTGGATACAGAGCTGGGCACCTACACCGGACAGCGTAGAAATGGCAAATGGGGGTTGGTGAATGCACAGGGCAAATTGATCCTCGACCATGTATATGACGACATTAACAATTTCGGTGACAGCAGCGGGGTAGTGGGTATCGTCCGTAATGAAAAATATGGGGTGGCAGATAGTACCGGTAAGATCATTATTCCACTGGCGTATGATTATTGGGTGGAACCTCAATGTAATGGAGCTGTATTTTTAGGAGAAAAAAACGGGAAAGGCATTGCATTTGACAAAACCGGGAAACAGATCTTAACCCAATACAGCCATTTTAATACAATGACCCTGGAAGATGGGACTAAGTTGCTTGGGATTGTGCAGGGTAAGTTAATGGGCTTTTATAACCCCGCCAGCGGCAAACTGATAGCTCCTAAGTACACCACCCTCAGTTATTATGGTGATGCACATTACCTCACAATCGGGATAGGTGACAAATATGGATATATCGACAAAGAAGGTAAAACTATCGTACCACCTATCTA is a genomic window of Chitinophaga sp. LS1 containing:
- a CDS encoding metallophosphoesterase, with the translated sequence MKRTIVVGDIHGCYHELLTLLEKTGLRDEDLLISVGDLVDRGNTSKEVWQYFMDRPNTITLMGNHERKHLQGIHNYAQEIVKIQMGEQYPHFLAWAMTLPYYFETDDAIIVHAAMEHDLPLHVQRQDVLSGTTAGERYLEKKYAGQGVTKDKLCQTTTETECKTTTDTTTDTAGQTTTETEHKTTKDTAGQTGRHTGVTTSAYWTDHYTGTKPVIYGHSVTGHLPRIVNNTYGIDTGACHGGYLTAIELPGFIIHQVKVEKDHWKEQQAQWQIPVLESKDWDNMEISAIQKELDRLAYKESPAIKDYLNNKRSYLTDLDASLPTIKAQLDLFASAHSERLHEYPFKTFLYKSRSGNLSVTDLRKSLHTPAKIKQLQHLLSDSLLVSRSDGQ
- a CDS encoding alpha/beta hydrolase — encoded protein: MRFVTLLLLYCTLGAKAQTIVSHAFGDAHNPAVIFMHGGPGSNAINFESTTAAKLAAQGFYVITYDRRGEGRSVDAKAAYTFQQSYDDLNNLYKQYNVKRATLIGFSFGGIVATGYTAKYPAQVRALVLVSALVDLQETYKTIIASCKKIYTSNNNTAGLKDLTALAKLDSSSIEFRRGCFKQASKNGFFATPNRTPAAQAIYKQLDADTLYQHYANLNNDTPGNEFWKHEKYSTINNLPVLEKIVKQGVPVFAMYGMDDGLYSPGQIDALKAVIGVNHVLYFRDAAHYLYNDQQVHFLGGMLVFLSY
- a CDS encoding FUSC family protein encodes the protein MEITQRQRTLLLYILECVAGTAIGFYLYRVYPTIGAWALISIILVLAPDRKDAMTLAKTRIKANLVGATIGLTIFFIHPVNLLMMCIGVTLSIIACELLKLQPATRSAAIAVLIITMHEPGKYFWDVALERGGGVLAGCVIGMLITWIFHTVIIRSKKVIRKIGK
- the xth gene encoding exodeoxyribonuclease III; translation: MKIATYNVNGVNGHLAVLLRWLTETTPDVVCLQELKAPQEKFPEAAILEAGYTAIWHGQKSWNGVAILSRIGKPEEVRRVLPGDPEDLHSRYIEAVVNGITIACLYLPNGNPAPGPKYDYKLGWFKRLHAHAQELMDSGKPVIILGDYNVIPTEKDVYKPASWVTDALFLPQTREAFELLKSQGWTDALRKLYPEETIYTFYDYFRNAYGRNAGLRIDHFLVSPDVEKRLISGGVDKEVRGWEKTSDHCPVWITITD
- a CDS encoding antibiotic biosynthesis monooxygenase, with the protein product MIARTPTPPYYAVIFTSLRTEVEEGYKDTATLMVELAQAQPGYLGVESARDGVGITVSYWESLEAIRNWKQQADHLIAQQLGREKWYAQYKTRICLVERDYGFDKE
- a CDS encoding NAD(P)-dependent alcohol dehydrogenase, with product MQNRIVQLDKTGIEALKVGTTSIPQPAAHEVVVNIKAVSLNFLDLMIVKGDFPTGLPFPYTPGCDGAGIVTAVGEKVSEWEVGDRVALTYVQNFLSGDGIPLKDAVRIGWQTQGLMADYVTVPDYGLVKLPDSLSFEEAATMPVAGVTAWEGLINIAKIQLGQTVLVQGTGGVSMFALQIARQAGARVIATTSSDAKAVRLKELGADAVINYNTHPQWQDEVLRLTGGLGADVTLDVGGKDTIRQSLQAVKVNGLVCTAGGLTGSTITLDVYGDLNLNFKRIAGFAVGSRESFKGLLKAGIRPVIDKVFAVEEVERAFRELESGGHFGKLVVSF
- a CDS encoding winged helix-turn-helix transcriptional regulator is translated as MYTRKIPRLYNCSLEVTMEVMGGKWKPFIICYLQQGPKRPSELLKMINGASKRVISQQLKELEDHEIVAKNVYAEVPLRTEYYLTDFGKELLPVVLMMEQWGRKYQPHLENKRTA